A single genomic interval of Bradyrhizobium japonicum USDA 6 harbors:
- a CDS encoding bifunctional DNA primase/polymerase has translation MLNLALSLAAARLPVFPCRPENKRPYTSNGFKSATVFPHIINRWFTDWPDALVGMPTGERTGLWVLDMDAHKGATESDLPHDVPPTTTVRTRSGGRHFYFRHVGLGNSPGRLPHGWDVRGTGGYCLVAGNPGYTLDVDMPPADAPEWLVTLIRPRPYVPRPSQPYQPQSHDRYVDAAVRAELAALAGAAPGTRGTLLNRTAFTLGTFVGAGALDRGEAEHGLFDAAHGCGLIALDGERAVRATIRRGLDAGTRQPRALPERDNTPIVDVSKLLRKRRA, from the coding sequence ATGCTCAATCTAGCCCTATCCCTAGCCGCGGCACGCCTCCCGGTATTCCCCTGTCGGCCTGAGAACAAGCGGCCCTATACGTCGAACGGCTTTAAGTCCGCGACCGTCTTCCCACACATCATCAATCGCTGGTTTACCGATTGGCCCGATGCCCTTGTCGGCATGCCAACCGGCGAGCGCACGGGTTTGTGGGTGCTGGACATGGACGCGCACAAGGGCGCCACCGAATCCGACCTGCCGCACGACGTGCCGCCGACCACGACCGTGCGCACGCGCTCCGGCGGCAGGCACTTCTATTTCCGTCATGTCGGGCTGGGTAATTCACCGGGCAGGTTGCCGCACGGCTGGGATGTACGTGGAACTGGTGGCTATTGTTTGGTTGCTGGCAATCCGGGCTATACGCTGGATGTCGACATGCCGCCTGCCGACGCGCCTGAATGGCTGGTGACGCTTATCCGACCCCGCCCATATGTGCCGCGCCCGAGCCAGCCTTATCAGCCGCAAAGCCATGACCGCTACGTTGACGCCGCTGTGCGCGCAGAGCTTGCCGCGCTAGCCGGCGCCGCACCCGGTACGCGCGGCACGCTGCTGAATCGCACGGCCTTCACGCTAGGCACATTCGTCGGCGCCGGTGCTCTAGACCGTGGCGAGGCTGAACATGGACTATTTGATGCCGCGCACGGCTGCGGGTTGATTGCGCTGGACGGCGAGCGTGCGGTGCGGGCAACCATCCGGCGTGGTCTGGATGCAGGCACCAGACAGCCGCGCGCACTGCCGGAGCGGGACAACACGCCGATAGTAGATGTGAGCAAGTTGCTGCGGAAGCGGAGGGCATGA
- a CDS encoding hybrid sensor histidine kinase/response regulator, which yields MEKSDRFDAAQSSEGRYRLLVEAITDYAIYMLDRDGHVTSWNPGAKRFKGYEAEEIIGHHFSTFYTETEREQKVPALALEEAERTGRFEREGWRVRKDGTQFWAHVIIDAIRSPKGELVGFAKITRDLTERRAAEAKLRESEQQFRLMVQSVTDYAIYMLDVEGNVASWNAGAQRIKGYAPEEIIGRHFSNFYTEEDRAAGLPRTGLQTASRDGRWEHEGQRVRKDGTRFWAHVVIDAIRDDDGKLVGFAKVTRDITERREAEAALQAAQATMIRSQKLEAIGQLTGGVAHDFNNLLQVISGNLQLLRKDIAGNARAEMRVQNALGGVARGSKLASQLLAFARRQPLEPRVVNAGRLIKNMDEMLRRALGGEIEVETVVAGGLWNSLIDPDQLENAVLNLAINARDAMNGEGRLTIEASNAFLDDEYVRQHDELSAGQYVMIAVTDTGTGIPPDILERVYEPFFTTKAEDKGTGLGLAMVYGFLKQSGGHVKIYSEVGAGTTVKLYFPREMASEDTLVGAPTGEVQGGEETVLVVEDDDEVREVAVSMLTELGYRVVKARDAASALVVVDSGIPIDLIFTDVMMPGSLRSPDFARKAKERLPNVAVLFTSGYTQNAIVHGGRLDPGVELLAKPYTREALARKIRHLLANQAQRRVAQGSQHSANEKSFKDATVLLVEDDDLIRLTTTEMLNDLGCNVKEASTAQEALKILDEHPVDILLTDVGLPGVSGLELARNVYARRPDLCLVLATGDSGLKSEAARLGAILVVKPYTPKSLRQGLEQAMNKRR from the coding sequence ATGGAAAAATCAGACCGCTTCGATGCTGCACAATCCAGCGAGGGGCGTTATCGGCTACTTGTTGAGGCGATCACCGACTACGCGATCTATATGCTGGATCGCGACGGGCATGTCACCAGCTGGAACCCGGGGGCGAAGCGCTTTAAGGGCTATGAGGCCGAGGAGATCATAGGGCACCACTTCTCGACATTCTATACGGAGACCGAGCGGGAGCAGAAAGTGCCTGCGTTGGCGCTGGAGGAGGCGGAGCGAACCGGACGCTTCGAGCGAGAGGGTTGGCGGGTGCGCAAGGACGGCACGCAGTTCTGGGCCCATGTCATCATTGACGCGATCCGCTCGCCTAAGGGCGAGCTTGTAGGTTTCGCCAAGATCACTCGGGATCTGACCGAGCGAAGGGCTGCCGAGGCCAAATTACGCGAAAGCGAGCAGCAGTTCCGGCTAATGGTCCAAAGTGTGACGGACTACGCCATCTACATGCTGGACGTGGAAGGCAACGTGGCGAGTTGGAACGCTGGAGCCCAGCGCATCAAGGGGTACGCTCCCGAAGAGATCATCGGTCGCCACTTCTCCAATTTCTATACGGAAGAGGATCGCGCCGCGGGCCTCCCGCGAACAGGCCTGCAGACCGCATCCCGTGACGGACGGTGGGAGCATGAAGGTCAAAGGGTACGAAAGGACGGCACTCGCTTTTGGGCGCATGTCGTGATCGACGCGATTCGAGACGACGACGGGAAGCTCGTAGGATTCGCCAAAGTGACCCGGGACATTACAGAACGGCGTGAGGCGGAAGCCGCGCTCCAGGCGGCGCAAGCAACGATGATCCGATCCCAGAAGCTGGAAGCGATCGGCCAACTTACTGGCGGCGTTGCCCACGACTTCAACAACTTGCTGCAGGTCATCAGCGGAAATCTGCAACTGCTTAGGAAAGATATCGCTGGTAATGCCCGGGCCGAGATGCGGGTCCAAAACGCCCTCGGAGGTGTGGCCCGAGGTTCTAAACTTGCCTCTCAACTGCTTGCCTTTGCAAGGCGACAGCCGCTGGAGCCAAGGGTAGTGAACGCGGGCCGTCTCATCAAGAACATGGATGAGATGCTTCGTCGCGCCCTCGGTGGGGAGATCGAAGTCGAGACGGTCGTCGCAGGTGGGCTGTGGAATAGCCTCATCGACCCGGATCAACTGGAAAATGCGGTCCTGAATCTTGCGATCAACGCCCGCGACGCGATGAACGGCGAAGGCCGGCTGACGATTGAAGCAAGTAATGCCTTCCTCGACGACGAATATGTCCGCCAGCATGACGAGTTGTCTGCGGGACAATACGTGATGATCGCGGTGACCGATACAGGCACCGGAATTCCGCCGGATATCCTGGAACGGGTCTATGAGCCATTCTTCACAACCAAGGCGGAGGACAAGGGTACGGGCTTGGGCCTCGCCATGGTTTACGGCTTTCTCAAGCAGTCCGGCGGACACGTGAAAATCTACAGCGAGGTAGGGGCCGGGACCACGGTGAAGCTGTACTTCCCGCGAGAGATGGCATCCGAAGATACTCTGGTGGGGGCTCCGACCGGAGAGGTTCAAGGCGGAGAGGAAACTGTCCTCGTGGTTGAGGATGACGATGAGGTTCGCGAGGTCGCGGTCTCGATGCTTACCGAGCTCGGCTACCGCGTGGTCAAGGCGCGAGATGCAGCGAGCGCACTCGTCGTTGTCGACAGCGGCATTCCAATAGACCTTATCTTCACCGACGTCATGATGCCTGGCAGCCTGCGTAGCCCGGACTTCGCAAGAAAAGCCAAGGAGCGTTTGCCAAACGTCGCCGTACTTTTCACATCCGGCTATACTCAGAACGCCATCGTGCACGGCGGGCGGCTCGATCCCGGGGTGGAACTCCTGGCCAAACCTTACACGCGCGAGGCGCTCGCGCGGAAAATCAGACACTTGCTGGCTAATCAAGCTCAAAGGCGCGTCGCTCAGGGATCGCAACACTCGGCCAACGAAAAGTCTTTCAAGGACGCGACCGTGTTGCTCGTCGAAGACGACGACCTCATCCGCCTGACGACAACAGAGATGCTAAACGATCTTGGATGCAACGTAAAAGAGGCCAGCACGGCTCAAGAGGCCTTGAAGATCCTGGATGAGCACCCCGTGGACATCTTACTTACCGATGTCGGACTCCCAGGAGTTTCCGGTCTAGAGCTCGCAAGGAATGTCTATGCGCGCCGGCCCGATCTTTGCCTAGTTCTCGCGACAGGTGACAGCGGATTGAAATCTGAAGCCGCGCGATTGGGCGCAATACTCGTCGTGAAGCCTTACACTCCGAAGTCTCTTCGTCAGGGTTTGGAACAGGCGATGAACAAGCGTCGCTGA
- a CDS encoding transporter substrate-binding protein, with amino-acid sequence MREVGFRHSWTKDRNDIDGRWGFQRSYVSRIDKATGRCPSDPVHGPHVSEHELRSVDLDRNDAFIRMWTEFNEQRDTTTNDQKEATYIGFRMRAQAVSQAGTVDVEAVRQAMYGQRVRGAKWF; translated from the coding sequence ATGCGCGAGGTAGGCTTTAGGCACAGCTGGACCAAAGACCGCAATGATATCGACGGTCGCTGGGGATTCCAACGCTCATATGTAAGCCGTATTGATAAAGCAACAGGTAGATGCCCGTCAGATCCAGTTCATGGCCCTCACGTCAGCGAACATGAGTTGCGCAGTGTCGACCTCGATCGAAACGACGCGTTCATCAGAATGTGGACGGAGTTCAACGAACAACGGGACACGACCACCAACGATCAAAAGGAGGCGACTTACATCGGCTTCAGGATGCGGGCTCAGGCGGTCAGCCAAGCCGGCACGGTCGATGTCGAGGCGGTCCGGCAAGCCATGTACGGACAACGCGTAAGGGGCGCCAAGTGGTTTTGA
- a CDS encoding sensor histidine kinase — protein sequence MLDKLRRHIRILVDIGRLSVEDPGAERFLDQAVLQIARAVEIHHVKVLQYRPDTSDLLLIAGVGWKDGAVRTATLSADLRSPPGRAFQTAEPVSIRDFADQNEFVRSEFLAEHGIVAVSNVPILIGGAAWGVLEVDSTKPRDFSQDTTEFLTAAAALIGAVLRRGAHPDEHASLMAAVAEAKKGQILLREMQHRVKNNFQLVLSSISIQKRRYLDPESHRALDHVASRINAISLAHDQLAPRQEGQIVRLSHYIRALCSAIRNQVDEVEVDVECDELELAIDRALPVGLILNETAMNSIKHAFGAEGGRISVSLVGGVGYGEARLTVTDNGRGIQHPNENGSGLKLITSLARQIGGTVDQTSSDAGTTTTLTFPLIS from the coding sequence GTGCTGGACAAACTCCGGCGCCACATCCGCATTTTGGTCGATATCGGTCGTCTTTCGGTTGAAGACCCCGGAGCAGAACGCTTCTTGGACCAAGCCGTGCTGCAAATTGCCCGCGCCGTGGAAATCCACCATGTTAAGGTGCTTCAATATCGTCCAGACACGTCCGATCTTCTGTTGATTGCGGGAGTCGGCTGGAAGGATGGTGCCGTCCGCACCGCCACGCTGTCGGCCGACCTCCGCTCGCCGCCTGGCCGCGCCTTCCAAACGGCCGAGCCTGTCAGCATCAGAGATTTCGCCGATCAGAACGAATTTGTTCGTTCCGAGTTCTTGGCGGAGCATGGCATTGTGGCTGTCAGCAACGTCCCGATCCTCATCGGCGGCGCCGCATGGGGCGTGCTGGAGGTGGACAGTACAAAGCCGAGAGACTTCTCGCAGGATACGACCGAGTTTCTGACCGCCGCCGCCGCGCTGATAGGTGCTGTGCTCCGTCGCGGTGCGCATCCGGACGAACATGCAAGCCTTATGGCTGCGGTCGCGGAAGCTAAAAAGGGGCAGATCTTGCTTCGAGAGATGCAACATCGGGTCAAGAACAATTTTCAGCTCGTCCTGTCCTCGATTTCCATCCAGAAGCGCCGCTATCTTGATCCAGAATCACACCGCGCTCTGGACCACGTGGCCAGCCGCATCAACGCCATCTCGCTCGCACATGATCAGCTTGCCCCTCGCCAAGAAGGGCAGATCGTCAGACTTTCCCATTACATCCGGGCTCTTTGCAGCGCGATCCGGAATCAGGTGGATGAGGTTGAAGTAGACGTCGAGTGTGACGAACTCGAGTTGGCGATCGACCGCGCCCTCCCGGTTGGCCTCATTTTAAATGAGACTGCGATGAACAGCATCAAACATGCGTTCGGTGCAGAGGGAGGCAGGATCAGCGTAAGTTTAGTGGGAGGCGTCGGCTACGGCGAGGCCCGATTGACAGTGACAGACAACGGTCGCGGCATTCAACATCCTAACGAAAACGGGTCGGGCCTTAAGCTGATTACCTCTCTGGCGAGACAAATTGGCGGTACCGTCGACCAGACCAGCAGCGACGCGGGTACAACAACAACGCTTACATTCCCTTTGATATCGTAA
- a CDS encoding septal ring lytic transglycosylase RlpA family protein — translation MKAAASGTTFDRDSLTAAHRNLPLGTHVRVTDPKSSKSVVVRITDRGPWIRSRVIDLSLAAARSLGFTNRGVAQVRAEVLSQTSIAQRKHAGTGPVISGRALLLPLHPRRHCGPLRFKMRRTQPEQI, via the coding sequence ATGAAAGCTGCAGCGAGCGGCACAACGTTCGATCGGGATTCGCTAACTGCAGCTCATCGCAATCTGCCGCTCGGCACGCATGTTCGCGTTACTGACCCTAAGAGCAGCAAATCGGTGGTCGTTCGTATCACTGATCGCGGACCATGGATTCGCAGTCGCGTCATCGACCTCTCGCTCGCCGCCGCGCGTAGCTTGGGGTTTACCAACCGTGGCGTCGCCCAGGTTCGTGCTGAGGTGTTGTCACAGACGTCCATTGCCCAGCGAAAACACGCAGGCACGGGGCCTGTGATTTCAGGCCGGGCCTTGCTTTTACCGCTTCACCCGCGTCGGCACTGTGGTCCGCTTCGGTTCAAGATGCGAAGAACTCAACCTGAGCAAATCTAG
- a CDS encoding alpha-ketoglutarate-dependent dioxygenase AlkB, with amino-acid sequence MMSELFGSIIPSAYSPGAGIGWHKDRPVFGDVAGISVLSSCTLRLRRRTEKGFERNTLVAEPRSIYLLGGPSRTEWQHSSPGVESLRYSVTFRNVLEEGES; translated from the coding sequence ATGATGAGCGAGCTCTTTGGCTCAATTATTCCATCGGCGTACTCGCCCGGCGCCGGCATCGGCTGGCACAAGGATCGCCCCGTCTTTGGCGATGTTGCAGGCATTTCAGTGCTCTCTTCCTGCACCCTCAGGCTGCGCAGACGAACTGAAAAGGGCTTCGAGAGGAACACTCTCGTTGCCGAGCCGCGCTCCATATACCTTCTCGGCGGTCCATCGCGCACCGAATGGCAGCACAGCAGTCCCGGCGTCGAAAGCCTGCGCTACTCGGTCACGTTTCGTAACGTGCTCGAAGAAGGTGAATCCTAG
- the ligD gene encoding non-homologous end-joining DNA ligase produces the protein MARVSTLPKRLQPMLATLTDAPFDDKGWIFEDKYDGFRMVANIDSGKVTLYSRNGKIISHSYIEVAQALEGVKGDAVIDGELVAIGKDGVSHFQLLQNALRHEAKLQYFAFDLMFQDGEDLRGLPLTERKKRLKGILPKHRLIGFSRDRKTSGVKVFEEAERKGLEGIMAKRADSKYLSGARTDDWLKIKTSKRQEVVIAGFTAPRRTRPFFGALTLALREGDGWRYIGHVGTGFSHETLGELHKRLIKLKAAKSPFGKKVKDEAVTTWVKPQLVAEVKFTEWTSSGEMRHPVYLGLRKDKQAKDVVMEREKPRG, from the coding sequence GTGGCGCGCGTATCCACATTGCCGAAGCGGCTCCAGCCCATGCTCGCGACACTGACCGACGCGCCGTTCGACGATAAGGGCTGGATATTCGAGGACAAGTATGACGGCTTCCGGATGGTCGCAAACATCGACAGCGGCAAGGTTACTCTCTACAGCCGCAACGGCAAGATCATCAGCCATAGCTATATCGAAGTCGCCCAGGCCCTCGAAGGTGTCAAAGGCGATGCCGTCATCGACGGAGAACTCGTAGCGATCGGCAAAGACGGCGTATCGCATTTTCAGCTCCTGCAGAATGCGCTGCGCCATGAAGCAAAGCTGCAGTACTTTGCCTTCGACCTGATGTTTCAGGATGGCGAAGACCTTCGTGGCCTGCCGCTCACGGAGCGGAAGAAGCGCCTTAAGGGTATCCTGCCGAAGCACAGGCTCATCGGGTTCAGTCGCGACCGAAAGACTTCGGGCGTGAAAGTTTTCGAGGAGGCCGAGCGCAAGGGTCTTGAAGGCATCATGGCAAAACGCGCCGACAGCAAGTACCTATCAGGCGCGCGAACCGACGACTGGCTGAAGATCAAAACCTCGAAACGCCAGGAAGTGGTGATCGCGGGATTTACGGCGCCGCGGAGGACGAGACCGTTTTTCGGCGCACTTACACTTGCGCTGCGGGAAGGAGATGGCTGGCGTTATATCGGCCATGTCGGGACCGGCTTCAGCCACGAAACACTCGGAGAGCTGCACAAAAGGCTCATCAAGCTCAAAGCCGCCAAATCTCCTTTCGGCAAAAAGGTGAAGGACGAAGCGGTCACCACCTGGGTGAAGCCGCAACTCGTTGCCGAGGTAAAATTTACCGAGTGGACGAGCTCCGGCGAGATGCGGCACCCCGTTTATCTCGGCCTGAGAAAAGACAAGCAGGCAAAAGACGTCGTCATGGAGCGCGAGAAGCCGCGAGGATGA
- a CDS encoding DUF4142 domain-containing protein — protein MKKAALAFAVLAVFASPSFAQSVGEKTGVNSTLGIAPKTEDFIKEAAMSDMTEIEAAKIAQQKGNADEKQFAEMMVKDHTKTSSELKSMVPDTLKAAIPASLNDASQKKITKLREAKPEDFASEYDAMQVSAHKDAVSLFERYSNGGDDAKLKDWAGKTLAALKHHLEMAQTLDKNRK, from the coding sequence ATGAAAAAAGCAGCCCTTGCATTTGCCGTGCTCGCAGTCTTTGCCTCACCCTCCTTTGCGCAGTCGGTCGGCGAGAAGACCGGCGTGAATTCCACTCTTGGAATTGCGCCGAAGACCGAAGACTTCATCAAGGAAGCCGCCATGAGCGACATGACGGAGATCGAAGCGGCCAAGATCGCGCAGCAGAAGGGCAATGCGGACGAGAAACAGTTTGCGGAAATGATGGTGAAAGACCACACCAAGACGAGCAGCGAACTCAAATCGATGGTCCCCGACACCCTGAAAGCCGCGATCCCGGCTTCGCTCAATGACGCGTCGCAGAAGAAGATCACAAAGCTGCGCGAGGCCAAACCCGAGGATTTTGCGTCGGAATACGACGCCATGCAGGTGAGCGCTCATAAGGATGCGGTCTCGCTGTTCGAGCGTTACTCGAATGGCGGCGACGATGCCAAGCTGAAGGACTGGGCTGGTAAAACCCTGGCGGCACTGAAGCACCATCTCGAAATGGCGCAGACGCTCGACAAGAACCGTAAATAG
- a CDS encoding YciE/YciF ferroxidase family protein, with protein sequence MAKEPKTLDDLFHDTLKDIYFAEKKILATLPKMAKAAQNEELKAAFEKHRTETEGQIERLEKVFAVIEKKPQGKTCAAIVGITEEGAEIMEEYKGSPALDAGLLAAAQAVEHYEISRYGTMIAWAEELGLDDAVSLLEETLEEEEATDEALTEIAKTAINQEAEAA encoded by the coding sequence ATGGCGAAAGAGCCGAAGACTCTCGACGACCTGTTCCACGATACTCTCAAGGATATCTACTTCGCTGAGAAGAAAATCCTGGCCACCCTGCCGAAGATGGCAAAGGCAGCTCAGAACGAAGAACTGAAAGCAGCATTCGAAAAACACCGCACCGAGACGGAGGGCCAGATCGAGCGACTGGAGAAGGTGTTCGCGGTGATCGAGAAGAAACCGCAGGGTAAAACCTGTGCCGCGATCGTCGGTATCACAGAAGAGGGCGCCGAGATCATGGAAGAATATAAGGGCTCGCCCGCTCTCGACGCCGGCCTCCTTGCCGCCGCTCAGGCCGTCGAGCACTATGAGATTTCTCGCTACGGCACGATGATTGCTTGGGCCGAAGAGCTTGGCCTCGACGATGCCGTCTCACTCCTTGAGGAAACCCTCGAAGAGGAAGAGGCGACCGACGAGGCTCTGACTGAAATCGCAAAGACAGCGATCAATCAGGAGGCTGAAGCAGCCTAA
- a CDS encoding carbohydrate porin, with product MFQIHGGGLSRGALLNFMDVSGIEALPSTRLYEAWFERKWGTMLALRAGQLAADTEFMTAQYTEVFTNASLGWPAGLLLPSERRSFAAAGCSRCPAARRHHR from the coding sequence ATGTTCCAGATCCACGGCGGCGGCTTATCGCGTGGCGCGCTGCTAAACTTCATGGATGTCAGCGGCATCGAGGCGTTGCCGTCGACCCGCCTTTACGAAGCCTGGTTCGAACGCAAATGGGGGACCATGCTTGCCCTTCGTGCGGGGCAGCTCGCGGCCGATACAGAATTCATGACCGCGCAATACACGGAAGTGTTCACGAATGCGTCGCTCGGCTGGCCGGCAGGACTTTTGCTACCTTCCGAGCGGCGGTCCTTCGCCGCCGCTGGCTGCTCTCGGTGCCCGGCTGCGCGCCGACATCACAGATAA